GATTAATTATACAGGAACAGGAGGTGACAGAGAGACAGCTAGAAGACTGTAATCAACAATGTTAATCAAAGTAATTGTTGGTTTCTTATGTGGCCAACGCTATTTTTGAGACTGAGACTTTTTCAGTGTTTGAGTCATATTCATTTGTATTTGCTGATGcacaatcaaacatttttaaatttgactaAAGAAAATGTCCTTcattcaatggaagtctatgggatttactttaaattttttatcatcCATTTTTTGAGAATGTTAAAGCAAATAAGTTGTGCAAGAAGTTCAGTACTAAGTGTAAGATACTTAACATAAGTATGAACAATTATAGATTAATTGatcaattaagattttttttttaaagtcaacagTTGTGGCTTTAGCAGGGTTACTGTATTAacctaaaactaaactaaaattaaaaccactacaaaaaaaaaaaaaaaaaaaaaaaaaaaaaaaacatttttgctactttatataattattgttaaatgaaataaaatgaaatggtaaaaaaacttgaaaaatgaaaaaggaaaatatattacACTGGGCTTTACAAATCTGAGTTGCAAGCAAACTCACTTAAAATATTCACTcacttaaaaacacttaaaatattattGACAGCCTATTTAATAGAGGCACAAAGCATgtgacaattattatttttattttgttttggggattcaaacagatgtttttactGCATTGCTCAAAAATAGTGAGATTGAGTGCTCTCTTACCTCATAAGTTGGTTGTATTTGGCGAGACGCTCAGATCTGCACGGAGCTCCTGTCTTTATCTGAAAAAtaagtgagagaaagagataacGTTTGTTCATTTAATCAAACTTAATCATGTGATGATGATAGTTTTGTAAAACGTACCACATATACATATGAATATAATTGTGTGTACCTGTCCAGTGCAGAGTCCCACCACTAGATCAGCAATGAAAGTGTCTTCTGTCTCTCCTGAGCGATGGCTGACCATCACACCCCATCCGTTGGCTTGAGCGAGCTTACATCTGAGGTTCAAAAAGAGAAGATTAGGAGTTGAAAAACACTGGTACTTAACTATGGTTTATGGGGCATGATTTACAGCTTGAGATGTTTACAGTTACTCACGCCTGGATGGCCTCTGTGACGGTGCCGATCTGGTTGACCTTCAGCAGCAGACAGTTGCATGCACGGTCTTCCGCAGCCTTCTCTATCCTCTTTGGGTTTGTCACAGTCAGGTCGTCGCCCACAATCTGGATCCCCATGGAACCAGTCATGTTAGTCCAAGCGGCCCAGTCGTCCTGATCAAATGGGTCCTCAATGGACACCACTGGCGATTAAGATGGGAACAATAGATTAATCATTActtctatttagcaaggatgcattcagctgatcaaaagtgacagtaaagacacctGTAAGGTTACACAAGAttcctttttcaaataaatgctgttcttttctattcatcaaaatatctataagcagcacagctgtttcaacattgataatagtaagaaatatttattgagcacaaaataaacatattagaatgattaggGGTGATTAGGATCacaggacactgaagactggagtaatgatgctgaaaattcagatttgcatcacaggaataaattacattttaacatattcaaatagaaaacagttattttaaattctaataaaatttcacaatattactattttttttactgtatatttgatcagttaaatgcagctttgcaatagttttgaacagtagtgcacatCAAGAGAAAGTTATCATTTTTACTAGCTTGACACGATCCTGAAAGGTTGGATGTAACTTTGCAATGACAAAGTTATATTCCTATTCTCATGCtgacttaatttaattaatttttaagtgtTAGTAAAGTCTGtgataataaattgtattttaataataataataataataatacaattaatttcaaTAGTGAGAATTGCCCCTGGACTTCCACTGTGCATTACTTAAAAACAAGCCAAGTGAAAggttttaaactgaatttaagaAGAATTTCCAAGATACTTTCCTTTAAATAAACTTCAAAGCGactatattaacatttaaactttGAAAATTCCTTTCTATCTTTTTTTGTTCCCAGGTTACCTGGATAATCGTTGACAAACGTCTGGTAGATCTCTACCAGCTCATCGCTGGTGATGTGTCTGTCTGGGTTTGGAGGGGACTTGAAGTCAAGGTCGTACTTCCCGTCACGGTAGAACTCTGAGGCGGCTACATCCATCCCGATCACGACTTTATCTGTGAACCCGGCCTTGTCTATGGCCGTCTTTATCAACTCAAGTGCTGTGGAGGTGTGATGGAGAAGCCAACAGAATGTAGTAATGGATAAATTCATTGTGATGAAATTGGATCACACACTCAGACAAGGCGATAAAGCTTCACAAGAACACACCTTCACTGTTCTCCAGGATGTTTGGAGCGAATCCTCCCTCGTCACCGACGTTGGTGGCATCTTGGCCGTACTTCTCCTTGATGACACCCTTCAGAGTCTGGTAGAGTTCGGCTCCGACACGCAGGGCGTCACGGAATGACTCCGCCCCCACAGGAAGCACCATGAACTCCTGCATGGCAAGCTTGTTTCCAGCATGGGAGCCTCCATTGATTACATTAAAGGCCTGACGAATGGATAGAGAAGAAGTGCTTCGTCAGTCTAAGAGAAAATACCTACAGATGTGAATTATGAAGTCGTGCAATTGAGTAATGAATTTTCGTACAGGAACTGGCAGCACTAGTTCAGTGTTTCCTGCCAGATCAGCAATATGACGGTACAGAGGGACGCCTTTTTCTGCCGCACCGGCCTTGCAGATGGCCAGAGACACTCCCAGGATGGCATTAGCTCCAAACTGAGCTGTAGACATGAACACATACGCagcaattattgttttgtttttatgatctAATTTTAATATCAATTATATGGTAGTTTCAATGTATAGAAACTAactcatatacagtatgtaagcaTTGAAACAGTATTGGAACAAGTgatgaataacatttttattttaaactacactaccattcaaaatactttttttttttaaaggatgcattaaatgaataaaaagtgacaataaaaattctgttttcaataaatgtaaaataccaaaaaaattaatcacagtttacacaaaaatattaaacatcagcatattagaatgatttctgaaggatcgtgtggcactgaagactggagtaatgatgctgaaaattcagctctgcgtcacaagaataaattacattatatgaaatattttaatagaaaaacaacagaaaaatccCTTACAAATCTTTTAGCATACTGAATCCAATGTAGACTTTAATGGATAATTTATGATATTAAGTCTCCCCAAAACACaatattctttcatcatttaatcACACACACAGCTATCTAAACTAAACTATTGCTTACAAGCACTTGCATCACTGTCAAATCTAGcacaatttttttcaataaataagttATAATTTGGTCTATTCTTATAgtttgtatgacttcagaagtctTGGAATATAGCAAATGAGCTGCATGGACAACTTCATCTTTTAGGCTGCTTTTTTGTCCTTCCAGGTCATTGTATACTTTTATAACTTAGAACAAGCTGCtcaacatctccttttgtgttccacataataAAGAACATCatgcatgtttggaacaacatgagggtgagtacacgATCACAGAAATTCTATTTCGGTTGAACTATGCTTTAAAAATGATGATTTTATCATGTAAGTTAATAACTCACATTTGTTCTCTGTGCCGTCCATTTCGATCATCATGTTGTCCAGTTTCTCCTGTTCCACCACACTGATCTCCTGAAGTTCACATCATGAAGATAAAACTCTCCAGGTTAATAAAATACAGTGCTTGACTGATGCTGGATGAAAATGTTGTCTAATCATCAGCACTGCTGCTGTGAAATTCACCTTGTAAATGTCTAATCATCATCAAATAAAAAACTAGCAATATTTTTGGTTTTAGCTTTTGCACTGCAGACATGGGAGTATTTGTAActtaaaaaagacatgaaaacgaAAGAATGGAATGTGCAGATCAGAATGAAAATCAAGACCTGGATAATTGTTTCTCTGCCTTTGGTAGATTGGTACCAGTGGGACCTGTTTTAAAATCTCCTGTTATTAGTAAacgattataaaaaaaaaaagaaaagaaaaatgattaaGAAAAGTGCAGGGGTGGGATCTGATTCTGATCCCATCTgatctgtaaaacaaacaaacaaaaaaaacaaacaaataacaaataattaaattaacaattgCTTAgaatttaactgtaaaaaaaatgtgtaaaaatgtggCAACAAACATCTGGAGAAACTAACTgcatggaataataaaaaaaaacacaggaggctgtaaaataatgtaaatcatagtgaaaatgtattaaataacaaaCTTTGTTGTAGTCAGCTGTGCCCCCATTGAAACCACATTTAAGCTgcaaaatactgaatttaattttttttctttgaatctcATGTACTGCATTTAAAGCGATActgcaccccaaaatgaaaattttgtcattaatcacgtacccccatgtcgtcccaaacccctaaaagctccattcatctttggaactcaatttaagatatttttgatgaaaaccgggaggcctgtgactgtcccatagactgccaagtaaatagcagtgtcaaggtccataaaaggtatgagagtcgtcgtcagaatactccatctgccatcagacgtgcaatctgggttatatgaagcaacgtgaacactttttgtaaaaaaaaaaaaaataacgactttattcaataattcctttgtcaatagtctcctctgtgtctctccatatcactgcatgctgtgtatgctctttagtgtcatccgcgccacaaggatgcgctgttttatttcaaatcaaagctaaatacatgtagaaacagcgcatccttgtggcgcggatggaggaattattgaataaagtcattatttttgttttctttgcttacaaacagtgttcccatcgcttcatataacccagattgcacgtctgatggcagatggagtatgcTGATgatgacttttataccttttatggaccttgacactgttatttatttggcagtctatgggacagtctcaagcctccaggttttcatccaaaatatcttaaattgtgttccgaagactaacGGAGCTTTTACGTGTTTTACGTGttatgacatgggggtaagtgattaatgacaaaatttacatttttgcctTTAATGCTTAAATATCTCCTCTTAATTCAGATCTTTTCTAGAAATATGCTGGTTGAATACTGATTGTTTTGATGTTCATTAAACAAAACCTTTCTCTTTTCACTTACAGATGCGATGAGGGCTGGTCCAAGAGTGTCATTAATGTGACCAACAGCCTTCAATACACCTTAAACCACAAGAAAAGCAGAGAATAAAGGTAAAAGTAAagatagaaaataaacaaaacgaTTGCAGAAGGCTTCAAAAAGATgttctatttagttttaattgatcTAATGATTCATATAATGATGGTTAATAGTGCCAATATTACAATGGACCATCTGTGATCGCTCACCTTTGCCCTTGTAACGGCTCTTGTCTCCATCTCTGAGTTCCAGAGCCTCATAGATGCCTGTCGACGCTCCGCTGGGCACCGCAGCCCTGAATACACCTGAAAACACACTGACACTTCAAATCTGTTGTGCATTTACATCAGTGACATTCATTTCATACTGATAGATCTGTGTTGACAatttcattttcatacatttcatatatttgtCTCTTAAAGTAACTTGCCTTTTGGATATaacaaacttatttcatttagatttattattgattgtattttgcatttatgcatttttacatatGCTTTCAATATGTTTTGaagaaatatgacattttttattttatccctTTGCTTTTAAAATCCAGGATGGCATTCTGCTCAGTTGTTGTAGAGAGACTATTGATTCACCTTTATCAGTTCTCAGGTCCACCTCCACTGTAGGGTTTCCCCGAGAGTCCAGGATTTCCCTGGCGACAATGCTCACAATGGACATCCttaaacacagagagaaaacaagagacaCACTGCTAACTCTAATTGGACATGATGTTTAGAAACGGTGTGTCCATAGCATCCTTTGATTGACCTCACATGAGTGAGATGTGTGCGAGTGCTCCAGCATGTCAGCACAAACACTGTTTTGTTCTACCTGCAATAAATCTCTTGTTACATTCAAAATGCTGCTTAAGTGTAAATTGAATACATTTAAGTGATGAACTAGGGTTTTTAATGGACAAAACGTATTTTGTGATCCAGACAACCGATCACCAAAG
The Cyprinus carpio isolate SPL01 chromosome A19, ASM1834038v1, whole genome shotgun sequence genome window above contains:
- the LOC109112071 gene encoding gamma-enolase-like; this translates as MSIVSIVAREILDSRGNPTVEVDLRTDKGVFRAAVPSGASTGIYEALELRDGDKSRYKGKGVLKAVGHINDTLGPALIASEISVVEQEKLDNMMIEMDGTENKSQFGANAILGVSLAICKAGAAEKGVPLYRHIADLAGNTELVLPVPAFNVINGGSHAGNKLAMQEFMVLPVGAESFRDALRVGAELYQTLKGVIKEKYGQDATNVGDEGGFAPNILENSEALELIKTAIDKAGFTDKVVIGMDVAASEFYRDGKYDLDFKSPPNPDRHITSDELVEIYQTFVNDYPVVSIEDPFDQDDWAAWTNMTGSMGIQIVGDDLTVTNPKRIEKAAEDRACNCLLLKVNQIGTVTEAIQACKLAQANGWGVMVSHRSGETEDTFIADLVVGLCTGQIKTGAPCRSERLAKYNQLMRIEEELGDQARFAGHNFRNPSAL